A single genomic interval of Flavobacterium sp. N2820 harbors:
- a CDS encoding glutamine synthetase III, whose translation MSTFRFQALRKATDRKPVHVEELDRKSVIFGSNVFGDKAMRQFLTPEAYKAVKAAADGVKIDRKIADYIALGMKEWALSKGVTHYTHWFQPLTGTTAEKHDAFFETFPDGSDPVEKFGGSQLVQQEPDASSFPNGGIRNTFEARGYTAWDPTSPAFIFGTTLCIPTVFVSYTGEALDNKTPLLRALNAIDAAAIDVAKYFDKNVKRVTPTLGWEQEYFLVDTALANSRPDLLATGRTLLGHTAAKGQQLDDHYFGSIPTRVLTYMRDLENECMLLGIPVKTRHNEVAPNQFELAPIFEETNLAVDHNSLLMDVMQKVGERHDFKVLFHEKPFKGVNGSGKHNNWSLATDTGINLLSPGKTPMSNLQFLTFFINTIKAVHDNEELLRASIASASNDHRLGANEAPPAIISVFIGQQLTKVLAELEGVSQGKLSPEEKTDLKLNVVGKLPDVLLDNTDRNRTSPFAFTGNKFEFRAVGSSANCAVSMTTLNTIVAKQLKDFKIEVDALIEKKDLKKDEAIFNVLREYIKGTKAILFEGDGYSEAWEKEAKKRGLSNHKTTPQALKAKVSKKAIALFGEMGVMNHVEVESRYEIELEEYVKKIQIEGRVLGDIARNHVVPTAIRYQNVLIENVKGLKEIFGKDFEKIAKEQISLIKEISEHIEGINTKVEKMTEERKKANALTSTEKMADAYCDKVKPYFEEIRYHADKLELLVDDELWTLTKYRELLFTK comes from the coding sequence ATGTCAACATTTCGCTTTCAAGCTTTAAGAAAAGCAACAGACAGAAAACCAGTTCACGTAGAAGAATTGGACAGAAAATCAGTTATTTTTGGTAGTAATGTCTTCGGAGACAAAGCTATGCGACAATTTTTAACACCTGAAGCTTACAAAGCGGTTAAAGCAGCAGCAGATGGCGTAAAAATCGATAGAAAAATTGCCGATTATATTGCATTGGGAATGAAAGAGTGGGCATTATCAAAAGGAGTAACTCATTATACGCACTGGTTCCAACCATTAACAGGAACCACTGCGGAAAAGCACGATGCTTTCTTCGAAACTTTTCCTGACGGAAGTGATCCAGTTGAAAAATTTGGAGGAAGTCAATTGGTACAACAAGAACCAGATGCATCTTCTTTTCCAAATGGAGGAATCAGAAATACTTTTGAAGCAAGAGGTTATACTGCTTGGGATCCAACATCGCCAGCTTTTATCTTCGGAACTACATTATGTATTCCAACAGTTTTTGTATCCTACACAGGCGAAGCTTTAGATAATAAAACACCTTTATTAAGAGCTTTAAATGCAATTGATGCCGCTGCGATTGATGTAGCAAAATATTTCGACAAAAATGTAAAACGTGTAACACCAACTTTAGGTTGGGAGCAAGAATATTTCTTAGTTGACACCGCTTTAGCCAACTCAAGACCAGACTTATTAGCAACTGGAAGAACGTTGTTAGGTCACACTGCTGCAAAAGGGCAACAACTAGACGACCATTATTTTGGTTCGATTCCTACCCGAGTTTTAACCTATATGCGTGATTTAGAAAACGAATGTATGTTATTAGGAATTCCAGTTAAAACGCGTCATAACGAGGTTGCACCAAATCAGTTTGAGTTAGCACCAATCTTCGAAGAAACGAATTTAGCGGTGGATCACAATTCATTATTAATGGATGTGATGCAAAAAGTAGGAGAGCGTCACGATTTTAAAGTATTATTCCACGAAAAACCATTCAAAGGAGTAAATGGTTCAGGAAAACACAATAACTGGTCATTAGCAACAGATACTGGAATCAACTTATTAAGCCCAGGAAAAACGCCAATGAGCAACTTACAGTTCTTGACTTTCTTTATCAATACAATTAAAGCGGTTCATGATAACGAAGAACTATTGAGAGCGTCAATTGCTTCGGCAAGTAACGATCACCGTTTAGGAGCGAATGAAGCGCCACCAGCAATTATTTCGGTTTTCATCGGACAACAATTGACTAAAGTGTTAGCTGAATTAGAAGGCGTTTCTCAAGGTAAATTATCGCCAGAAGAAAAAACAGATTTAAAATTAAACGTAGTAGGAAAACTACCAGACGTTTTATTAGACAATACAGATAGAAACAGAACATCTCCATTTGCTTTCACAGGAAATAAATTTGAGTTCAGAGCAGTTGGTTCTTCTGCAAACTGTGCGGTTTCTATGACGACTTTAAATACGATTGTTGCCAAACAATTAAAAGATTTCAAAATTGAAGTAGATGCTTTAATTGAGAAAAAAGATTTAAAGAAAGACGAAGCCATTTTTAATGTATTGAGAGAATATATTAAAGGTACAAAAGCGATTTTATTTGAAGGCGACGGTTATAGCGAAGCTTGGGAAAAAGAAGCTAAAAAACGTGGTTTAAGCAATCACAAAACTACACCACAAGCGTTAAAAGCAAAAGTTTCTAAAAAAGCAATTGCGTTGTTTGGCGAAATGGGCGTAATGAATCATGTTGAGGTTGAATCACGTTACGAAATTGAATTGGAAGAATACGTGAAAAAAATCCAAATTGAAGGTCGTGTTTTAGGTGATATTGCACGCAATCATGTGGTTCCAACGGCTATTCGTTATCAAAATGTGTTGATTGAAAACGTAAAAGGTTTAAAAGAAATCTTTGGTAAAGATTTTGAGAAAATTGCAAAAGAGCAAATTTCGTTAATCAAAGAAATTTCAGAACACATCGAAGGCATCAACACGAAAGTGGAAAAAATGACCGAAGAACGTAAAAAAGCAAACGCTTTAACCAGTACAGAAAAAATGGCCGATGCATACTGTGATAAAGTAAAACCATACTTCGAAGAAATTCGTTACCACGCTGACAAATTAGAATTGTTAGTAGACGACGAGCTTTGGACATTAACAAAATACAGAGAATTGTTATTTACGAAGTAA
- a CDS encoding AIR synthase related protein, whose protein sequence is MSSDTSKRYNLRGVSASKEDVHQAIKNIDKGLFPQAFCKIIPDYLTNDDQYCIIMHADGAGTKSSLAYMYWKETGDISVWKGIAQDALIMNIDDLLCVGATDNILLSSTIGRNKNLIPGEVISAIINGTEELISDLKNHGVTIHSTGGETADVGDLVRTIIVDSTVTARMKRADVIDNANIQAGDVIVGLASFGQATYEKEYNGGMGSNGLTSARHDVFSKYLAEKYPESFDASVPNELVYSGQTKLTDAVDNSPINAGKLVLSPTRTYAPVIKKILSKYNSNQIHGMVHCSGGAQTKVLHFVENVHVIKDNLFPVPPLFQLIQEQSKTDWKEMYQVFNCGHRMEIYVPAAVAQDIIEISKSFHIDAQIVGRVEKSNNKKLTITSEYGTFEY, encoded by the coding sequence ATGAGTTCTGATACGAGCAAACGCTACAATTTAAGAGGAGTTTCGGCTTCCAAAGAAGATGTGCACCAAGCTATCAAAAACATCGACAAAGGCTTATTTCCACAAGCATTTTGTAAAATCATTCCTGATTATTTAACCAACGACGACCAATATTGCATTATTATGCATGCTGATGGCGCAGGAACAAAATCTTCCTTAGCCTATATGTATTGGAAAGAAACAGGCGATATTTCAGTTTGGAAAGGAATTGCTCAAGATGCATTAATCATGAATATTGATGATTTATTATGTGTCGGAGCAACCGATAACATTCTACTTTCATCCACTATCGGAAGAAATAAAAATTTAATTCCAGGCGAAGTAATTTCTGCGATTATCAACGGAACAGAAGAATTAATTTCGGATTTAAAAAATCACGGAGTTACCATACATTCAACTGGTGGAGAAACCGCTGATGTAGGCGATTTAGTGCGAACAATTATTGTTGATTCAACCGTAACGGCTCGTATGAAACGCGCTGATGTAATTGATAACGCCAATATCCAAGCGGGTGATGTTATTGTAGGATTGGCTTCTTTTGGGCAAGCAACTTACGAAAAGGAATATAATGGAGGAATGGGAAGCAATGGCTTAACTTCGGCACGTCATGATGTTTTTTCAAAATATTTGGCTGAAAAATATCCAGAAAGTTTTGATGCTTCGGTTCCAAATGAATTAGTCTATTCAGGTCAAACCAAATTAACTGATGCAGTTGACAATAGTCCAATAAACGCTGGAAAATTAGTACTTTCTCCAACGAGAACGTATGCGCCAGTTATCAAAAAGATTTTATCAAAATACAATTCAAATCAAATTCACGGAATGGTGCACTGTAGCGGAGGAGCACAAACAAAAGTGCTTCACTTTGTAGAAAACGTTCACGTGATTAAAGATAATTTATTTCCAGTACCACCATTGTTCCAATTAATTCAAGAACAATCAAAAACCGATTGGAAAGAAATGTACCAAGTATTCAACTGTGGTCACCGCATGGAAATATATGTTCCTGCAGCAGTAGCACAAGACATCATCGAAATTTCAAAATCATTCCACATCGATGCACAAATCGTTGGTAGAGTCGAGAAATCAAATAATAAGAAATTAACAATTACATCCGAATACGGAACATTTGAATATTAA
- a CDS encoding LysM peptidoglycan-binding domain-containing protein → MKNVFFIYIFLFTFAVEAQIKHNVAKGETVYQIAKKYQVTPFDIYRLNPDAKNGVQENTTLLIPKAGSNTSGITHKVAPKETLFGIAKKYNVSVSDIEKWNKDTLQEGLKIGQEIYVSKPSVSSKPNIQKEIKPEVKTLDVVKEEKVKTTISTFSHTVVAQETKYGIATKYGLSVEELEKLNPQIAEGLKVGEILKIKTTQEKKVTIVGKGQYEVQPKETLFSLSKKLNISQEDLLDLNPELKNGLKEGMVLNVPSRKMARDTVFSAKPKVDLLQTIDKNEQKELVLFLPFSMDKIENDSLKSKTEHLKTNKFLNLTLDFYAGALKAVDSAKVLGLPVNVKIYDVESSKYTSNIASIIAKNDFSNVDAVIGPFQSSHVESAAQLLSKYNIPVISPLSKEKGLALPNLYYAIPSEEKLKANLFAYFKQKEGNVVAIISTKKNTSRDYLTANYPEAKHAIFNDKGALDMVHFKAQLVKGKPNFVILEIEKSGTILSITNTLKNLQKEYDIQLVVFEVYDALNFEEIPIKNLTALKMMYPSVSKVIETPEEFIFAAAFKKDNNIAPNAAAVKGFDITFDTILRICQEEGFVNSVSKYKTEYVGNSFDYSNENGANNNNGCYLLYYDNDLTIKKAQ, encoded by the coding sequence ATGAAGAACGTATTTTTTATTTACATTTTTTTGTTCACATTTGCCGTTGAAGCTCAAATTAAGCACAACGTTGCAAAAGGAGAAACTGTATATCAAATTGCTAAAAAATATCAAGTAACGCCTTTTGATATTTACCGGTTAAATCCGGATGCAAAAAATGGAGTACAAGAAAATACGACTTTGTTAATTCCAAAAGCAGGTTCAAACACCTCAGGGATTACCCATAAAGTTGCGCCAAAAGAAACACTTTTTGGTATTGCAAAAAAATACAATGTGTCTGTTTCTGATATTGAAAAATGGAATAAAGATACCTTGCAAGAAGGATTGAAAATAGGTCAAGAAATTTATGTTTCAAAGCCTTCTGTTTCAAGCAAACCCAACATTCAAAAGGAAATCAAACCTGAAGTTAAAACTTTAGATGTTGTTAAAGAAGAAAAAGTAAAAACTACAATTTCAACTTTTTCACACACGGTTGTTGCACAAGAAACCAAATATGGAATTGCTACAAAATACGGACTTTCAGTTGAGGAATTAGAAAAATTAAACCCGCAAATTGCAGAAGGATTAAAAGTGGGCGAAATCTTAAAAATTAAAACTACACAAGAAAAGAAAGTCACCATTGTAGGAAAAGGACAATACGAAGTGCAACCCAAAGAAACACTATTTAGTTTATCCAAAAAACTCAATATTTCTCAAGAAGATTTATTGGATTTGAATCCTGAATTGAAAAATGGTTTAAAAGAAGGAATGGTTTTAAATGTGCCTTCTAGAAAAATGGCAAGAGATACTGTTTTTTCTGCAAAACCAAAAGTTGATTTATTGCAAACGATTGATAAAAACGAACAAAAAGAATTGGTTTTATTCCTTCCGTTTAGTATGGATAAAATTGAAAATGATTCATTAAAATCAAAAACAGAACATCTAAAAACAAATAAATTTTTAAACTTAACGTTAGATTTTTATGCTGGAGCTTTAAAAGCAGTTGATTCTGCTAAAGTATTAGGATTGCCAGTAAATGTTAAAATTTATGATGTTGAAAGTTCAAAATATACCTCAAACATCGCTTCAATTATTGCAAAAAATGATTTTTCTAATGTAGATGCGGTTATTGGTCCGTTCCAAAGTTCTCATGTTGAAAGTGCTGCACAATTACTATCAAAATATAATATTCCAGTAATTTCGCCACTTTCAAAAGAAAAAGGTTTGGCTTTGCCTAATTTATATTATGCGATTCCTTCAGAAGAAAAATTAAAAGCTAATTTATTTGCTTATTTCAAACAAAAAGAAGGAAATGTAGTGGCAATTATTAGTACAAAGAAAAATACATCGAGAGATTATTTAACGGCAAATTATCCAGAAGCTAAGCATGCTATTTTTAACGATAAAGGCGCTTTGGATATGGTTCATTTTAAAGCGCAATTGGTTAAAGGTAAACCAAATTTTGTGATTTTAGAAATAGAAAAATCTGGAACAATTCTGAGTATTACCAATACTTTAAAGAACTTGCAAAAGGAATATGACATTCAATTGGTGGTTTTTGAAGTGTATGATGCGCTTAATTTTGAGGAAATTCCGATTAAGAATTTAACCGCTTTAAAAATGATGTATCCATCGGTAAGTAAAGTTATTGAAACACCTGAAGAATTCATTTTTGCGGCAGCATTTAAAAAAGACAATAACATTGCTCCCAACGCAGCAGCTGTAAAAGGTTTTGACATTACTTTTGATACCATTTTACGCATTTGTCAAGAAGAAGGATTTGTAAATTCGGTTTCAAAATACAAAACGGAATATGTTGGAAATAGTTTTGACTATTCGAATGAAAACGGCGCAAATAATAATAATGGTTGTTATTTATTATATTATGACAACGATTTAACAATTAAAAAAGCACAATAA
- the guaA gene encoding glutamine-hydrolyzing GMP synthase, whose translation MQHNVLILDFGSQYTQLIARRVRELNIFCEIFPFDKIPADLSTYKAVILGGSPCSVRSEEALHPDLSQIRGKLPVLAVCYGAQYLAHFSGGEVAASNTREYGRANLSYIKENEVFLEGVSENSQVWMSHSDSIKQLPTNGVKIASTKDVENAAYKIEGETTYAIQFHPEVYHSTDGKQMLENFLVKIAQVPQTFTPNAFVEEVVAEMKAKIGNDKVVLGLSGGVDSTVAAVLLNKAIGENLYCIFVNNGLLRKNEFQNVLNQYQGMGLNVKGVDASARFLDALAGLDDPEAKRKAIGKAFIEVFDDEAHQLTDVKWLGQGTIYPDVIESVSATGGPSATIKSHHNVGGLPDFMKLQVVEPLRMLFKDEVRRVGRSLGIDDELLGRHPFPGPGLAIRILGDITPEKVAILQEVDAVFINGLKEHGLYDKVWQAGAILLPVNSVGVMGDERTYEKVVALRAVESTDGMTADWVHLPYEFLMKISNEIINNVRGVNRVVYDISSKPPATIEWE comes from the coding sequence ATGCAACACAACGTATTAATTTTAGATTTCGGTTCGCAATACACCCAATTAATTGCCCGAAGAGTAAGAGAATTAAACATTTTCTGCGAGATTTTTCCATTCGATAAAATTCCAGCAGATTTATCAACATATAAAGCCGTTATTTTAGGCGGAAGCCCTTGTTCAGTTCGTTCAGAAGAGGCACTTCACCCTGATTTATCTCAAATTAGAGGAAAATTACCAGTTTTAGCAGTTTGTTACGGAGCGCAATATTTAGCCCATTTTTCAGGTGGAGAAGTGGCGGCTTCTAACACAAGAGAATACGGAAGAGCCAATCTTTCGTACATCAAAGAAAATGAAGTGTTTTTAGAAGGTGTTTCTGAAAATAGTCAGGTTTGGATGAGTCATTCGGATTCAATCAAGCAATTGCCAACAAACGGAGTTAAAATTGCGAGTACAAAAGACGTAGAAAACGCAGCTTATAAAATTGAAGGCGAAACGACTTATGCTATTCAATTTCATCCAGAAGTATATCATTCAACAGATGGAAAACAAATGTTGGAAAACTTTTTAGTAAAAATTGCACAAGTGCCTCAAACTTTTACGCCAAATGCTTTCGTAGAGGAAGTAGTTGCAGAAATGAAAGCTAAAATCGGAAACGATAAAGTAGTTTTAGGACTTTCTGGTGGTGTAGATTCAACTGTAGCAGCGGTTTTATTGAACAAAGCAATTGGAGAAAACCTATATTGTATTTTCGTAAATAATGGATTATTACGTAAAAACGAATTCCAAAATGTGCTAAATCAGTACCAAGGAATGGGCTTAAATGTAAAAGGAGTAGATGCTTCGGCACGCTTTTTGGATGCCTTAGCGGGGTTAGATGATCCAGAAGCAAAACGTAAAGCTATTGGAAAAGCGTTTATTGAAGTTTTTGATGATGAAGCACACCAGTTAACCGATGTTAAATGGTTAGGTCAAGGTACGATTTATCCAGATGTTATTGAATCTGTTTCAGCAACAGGTGGACCATCAGCAACAATTAAATCGCATCATAATGTAGGTGGATTACCAGATTTCATGAAATTACAAGTGGTTGAACCTTTACGAATGTTATTCAAAGACGAAGTGCGTAGAGTGGGTAGGTCATTAGGAATTGATGATGAATTATTAGGTCGTCATCCGTTTCCAGGACCGGGATTGGCGATTCGTATTTTAGGGGATATTACGCCAGAAAAAGTAGCTATTTTGCAAGAAGTAGACGCCGTTTTCATCAACGGATTAAAAGAACACGGATTATACGATAAGGTTTGGCAAGCAGGAGCAATTTTATTGCCTGTAAATAGTGTAGGAGTAATGGGAGACGAGCGCACGTATGAAAAAGTAGTGGCATTGCGCGCTGTAGAATCAACCGATGGAATGACCGCAGATTGGGTACATTTGCCATATGAGTTTTTAATGAAAATTTCTAACGAAATCATAAACAATGTTAGAGGTGTAAATAGAGTGGTGTATGATATCAGCTCAAAACCACCTGCTACTATTGAGTGGGAATAG
- a CDS encoding OmpA family protein: protein MKFVFSIVFFWFGYFAFSQEQVTFYFDTDKFELNKTELAKLQQWIAENKTSKILSITGSTDEVGTSGYNDTLSQKRVSYIFNHVNGKINIRPDFKSISLGEKGATSINKAENRKAIIHYLLEKDLEKEDEILGIKEAVEVIIPENASLEEKVKLSKVGAKIVLKNINFYQNTFATVPESQGAMYDLLYVMQNNPNLKIEIQGHICCIAKDYRNLSTDRAKQIKRFLVYSGIPQHRIQTKGFGVSQPIYPIPEASEEQAAANRRVEIQILSK, encoded by the coding sequence ATGAAATTTGTATTTTCAATAGTATTTTTCTGGTTCGGCTATTTTGCCTTTTCGCAAGAACAAGTTACGTTCTATTTTGATACTGATAAATTTGAACTCAACAAAACCGAATTGGCAAAATTGCAACAGTGGATTGCTGAAAATAAAACCTCAAAAATTTTATCCATCACAGGTTCTACAGACGAAGTTGGAACTTCAGGGTACAACGATACTTTGTCACAAAAACGGGTGAGTTATATTTTTAATCACGTGAATGGTAAAATCAACATCAGACCCGATTTTAAAAGTATTTCTTTGGGTGAAAAAGGAGCAACTTCAATAAATAAAGCAGAAAATCGAAAAGCGATAATTCACTATTTACTTGAAAAAGATTTAGAGAAAGAAGATGAAATTTTAGGGATAAAAGAAGCAGTCGAAGTAATAATTCCAGAAAATGCATCGTTAGAAGAAAAAGTAAAGTTGTCTAAAGTAGGCGCGAAAATTGTTTTGAAGAATATTAATTTTTACCAAAATACGTTTGCAACCGTTCCAGAATCACAAGGGGCCATGTATGATTTGTTATATGTGATGCAAAATAATCCCAATTTAAAAATCGAAATTCAAGGTCATATTTGTTGCATAGCTAAAGATTATCGAAATCTATCTACCGATAGAGCAAAACAAATTAAACGTTTTTTAGTGTATAGTGGCATTCCTCAGCATCGCATTCAAACTAAAGGCTTTGGTGTTTCGCAACCTATTTATCCAATTCCAGAAGCTAGTGAAGAACAAGCTGCAGCGAATAGAAGAGTTGAGATTCAAATTTTAAGTAAATAA
- a CDS encoding OmpA family protein, with amino-acid sequence MKKILFLFLFMSSISFGQNKFTVYFDTDADQLKLNELTRFDDFFRNKKVKFTKLIGYCDYRASNEYNDTLALNRANFVSNIIEKVTNQKQIEIESKGENFEQNSDLALNRKVEIYYEEIPVKVVEEVASNDLLNQVSNAKVGDKLILKNLYFYDRSGILRPESKPVMEELLAIMHANPKLKIEIQGHICCQLGTDVENTAKVRALTVYNYLINKGIAVNRLSFKSFGSTKPIHKIPEKTEEERNENRRVEIQIIEN; translated from the coding sequence ATGAAAAAAATACTTTTTCTGTTTTTATTTATGAGTTCCATTTCTTTTGGGCAAAACAAGTTTACGGTATATTTTGATACGGATGCTGACCAATTAAAATTAAATGAATTGACTCGTTTTGATGATTTTTTTAGAAATAAAAAGGTTAAATTTACTAAACTCATAGGGTATTGCGATTATCGTGCGTCTAATGAATACAATGATACTTTGGCATTGAACAGAGCAAATTTCGTTTCAAATATTATCGAAAAAGTTACCAATCAAAAGCAAATCGAAATCGAAAGTAAAGGTGAAAATTTCGAACAAAATTCCGATTTAGCTTTAAACCGTAAAGTTGAAATTTATTACGAAGAAATTCCTGTAAAAGTTGTAGAGGAAGTAGCGTCAAATGATTTATTAAATCAGGTTTCAAATGCTAAAGTGGGTGATAAACTCATTTTAAAAAACCTTTATTTTTATGATCGTTCCGGAATTCTTAGACCAGAATCTAAACCCGTTATGGAAGAATTATTAGCGATAATGCACGCCAATCCAAAACTAAAAATCGAAATTCAAGGACATATTTGCTGTCAATTAGGAACTGATGTTGAAAATACCGCAAAAGTGAGAGCGTTAACGGTTTATAATTATCTCATCAACAAAGGAATTGCAGTAAATAGATTGAGTTTTAAAAGTTTTGGAAGTACAAAACCAATTCATAAAATTCCAGAAAAAACAGAAGAAGAACGCAATGAAAACCGCAGAGTAGAAATTCAAATTATTGAAAATTAA
- a CDS encoding winged helix-turn-helix domain-containing protein codes for MNSRQNLLSGKTKYVIALLLLVLISLVFFVNTNSDFDLSKREVLLRRIGHEILLQSGDSTSRVLPIKKIADNEYQISFEKEFTFQTDSLVNITQRLLAKDYLVNDYVVNVINCDNSSVAYGYAISKNKKDDIVACIGRKQPIACYVITIKFKPIGIFTANYKYFIGGLLFLMLVGFVFWKSKHKKELPKDLSNKQFTFGSVLFDVQKRQLEINKKTIDLTATETRLLLIFATSPNETIERSRLQKEIWEDEGVIVGRSLDMFISKLRKKLELDPNINIVVIRGKGYKLEVNFL; via the coding sequence ATGAATAGTAGGCAAAATCTCCTTTCTGGGAAAACTAAATATGTAATTGCATTGTTATTACTAGTGTTAATTTCATTGGTTTTCTTTGTAAATACGAATAGCGATTTTGATCTTTCCAAAAGAGAAGTTTTACTGCGTAGAATAGGACATGAAATACTTTTACAATCTGGTGATAGCACATCGAGAGTTCTTCCAATAAAGAAGATAGCTGATAATGAATACCAAATTAGTTTTGAGAAAGAATTTACTTTTCAAACCGATTCTCTGGTGAATATTACCCAACGTTTGCTAGCTAAAGATTATCTTGTAAATGATTATGTAGTTAATGTGATTAATTGTGACAATTCTAGTGTAGCTTATGGATATGCTATTTCCAAAAACAAAAAAGATGATATTGTAGCATGTATTGGAAGAAAGCAACCCATTGCCTGTTATGTGATTACTATTAAATTTAAACCAATTGGAATATTTACAGCAAATTATAAATATTTTATAGGAGGTTTATTGTTTTTAATGTTAGTTGGATTTGTTTTTTGGAAATCGAAACATAAGAAAGAATTACCAAAAGATTTGTCTAACAAACAATTCACTTTTGGTTCAGTTTTGTTTGATGTACAAAAGCGTCAATTAGAAATTAATAAAAAAACAATTGATTTAACAGCAACCGAAACGCGTTTATTGCTCATTTTTGCCACATCGCCTAATGAAACAATAGAAAGAAGCCGACTTCAAAAAGAGATTTGGGAAGACGAAGGCGTTATTGTAGGACGCAGTTTAGACATGTTCATATCAAAACTCAGAAAAAAACTGGAGCTTGACCCCAATATTAATATTGTAGTTATTCGTGGAAAAGGGTATAAGCTTGAGGTTAATTTTTTATGA
- a CDS encoding OsmC family protein, with the protein MATSKVTYLGDLRTSSIHLQSGSEIISDAPLDNNGKGAAFSPTDTVANGLASCMFTVMGIKARDLDVDFSGSTAEVTKIMGTEPRRITEIQVTFHFSINPDEKTKTILERTAMTCPVFYSLHPDIKKEIVFNWK; encoded by the coding sequence ATGGCAACTTCAAAAGTGACTTATTTAGGTGATTTACGCACCTCTTCTATACATTTACAATCGGGTTCAGAAATTATTTCTGATGCACCTTTAGACAATAACGGAAAAGGGGCTGCATTTTCTCCAACCGACACTGTTGCTAACGGATTGGCAAGTTGCATGTTTACCGTTATGGGAATCAAAGCGCGTGATTTAGACGTAGATTTTTCAGGTTCTACCGCAGAAGTAACCAAAATCATGGGAACCGAACCAAGAAGAATTACAGAAATTCAAGTAACCTTCCATTTCTCTATCAATCCAGACGAAAAAACAAAAACAATTTTAGAAAGAACCGCAATGACTTGCCCTGTTTTCTATAGTTTGCATCCAGATATTAAGAAAGAGATTGTTTTTAATTGGAAGTAA